From the genome of Jannaschia sp. S6380:
TCGCAAGCCGTGCCGCCGCCCTGGGCGCGGAACGTTTCGTGCTCGACGACGGCTGGTTCGGGCAGCGCGACGACGACACCCGCTCGCTCTCCGACTGGGAGGTCGACCCCCGCAAGTATCCCGACGGCCTCGGCCCGCTGATCGACCATGTCCATGGCGAAGGGATGACCTTCGGTATCTGGTTCGAGCCGGAGATGATCAACCCCGACAGCGACATCCACCGCGCGAACCCGCATTGGGCGCTGGGCTCCGAGGATCAGACCCTGGGCCGACAGCAGAAGGCCCTGAACATGGCCCTGCCCGAGGTGCGCGACTTCATTCACGGTCGCATGGCCGCGATTCTGGGCCGCCACGCCATCGACTACGTCAAATGGGATCACAACCGCGTCCTGCCGATGCCCGACGCCGACCAGACCCGCGGCTCCTACGCGCTAATCGACCGGCTGCGCGCCGATTTCCCGCAGGTGGAGATCGAGAGCTGCGCGTCGGGCGGCGGCCGCATCGACTTCGGCATCCTCCAGCGGACCCAGCGCATCTGGCTGTCGGACAGCAACGACGCGCTCGAACGCCTGCGCATCCAGCACGACGCGGCGCTGTTCCTGCCACTCGCCGTCACCGGCTCCCATGTCGGGCCGCGCCGCTGCCATACCTCGGGGCGAATTCTCGACATCTCGTTCCGCGCCTGGGTCGCCGCACAACGGCACATGGGATTCGAGATGGACCCCCGCGAACTCGATGACCGCGAGACGCGCGTCCTCACCGAAGTGACCGCCTGGTGGAAGCGCAACCGCGACTGGATGACGCTGGCCGACATCCACCGCCTCGACAGCGCCGACCCCGCCGTCCTGGCCGAACAGCAGCAGGCCCGCGACGGCCATCGCTTCGTCCTCTTCGCGGGCAAGGCCGCCACCTCGGCCCAGATCGCGCCGCGCCCCCTGCGCCTGACGGCCCTCGACCCCGAGGCGACCTACCGGATCGAACTGATCAACCGCGCAAACGCCCCCGCGCTCAGCCGCGGCGCGCCGCTCCTCAAGGACGGGCCGGTCGACCTGCCCGGCGCCTGGCTGATGCAGCACGGGATCGTCCTGCCATGGAACTTCCCCGAGACGATGTGGGTCGTCGAAGGACACCGCCTGTGACGCGCCCGGGCCAAGACACATCCGACGTGGGCCCTACCGACGTCGCCCCCTCTGAGTATTTCGATAGGACGGGATAGAGACATGACCCAGACCGCCACATATCCCGACCTCGACGGCGCATCCGTCTTCATCACCGGCGGCGGCTCCGGCATCGGCGCGGCGCTGAGCGAAGGTTTCCTGCGCCAAGGCGCGAAGGTCGCCTTCATCGGCCGATCCGACGCGACCGAGTTCGTGGACGAAATGACGCGGGCCACCGGAAACACGCCGCTCTTCATCCAAGGCGACATTACAGACATCGCCGCCCTGCGCGGCGCGATGGATCAGGCGGCCAAGGCACATGGCCCCGTCACGCGACTGGTCAACAACGCCGCCAACGACCAGCGGCACGCGACGCTGGATGTCGACGAGGAATTCTACGACTGGTCCCAGTCGATCAATCTCAAAGCTTATTTCTTCGCCTGCCAACATGCCATTCGCGGCATGAAATCCGCGGGTTACGGCCACATCGTCAACTTCACCTCCATCAGCTACATGATGGGCAATGCCGGCTACGCCATCTACACGACCGCCAATTCCGGCATCAATGGCATGACCCGCAGCCTCGCCCGCGAATTCGGCCCCGACCAGATCCGCGTCAACGCACTCGCCCCCGGCTGGGTGCTGACGCGGAAGCAGCTCGAGAAATGGGCCGACCCAGACAGCCTCGCCGCGCATCTCGACCGGCAGTGCCTGAAGGATCACCTAGGCCCCGAAGACATCGTGAACCCGACCCTCTTCCTGTCCTCCGAGGCGTCCAGGATGGTCACCGGTCAAGCACTCGTCGTCGATGGCGGCGTGGCCGTCACCGGATGACCCGCTGGATCGCCGTCGACTGGGGCACCACATCCCTGCGCGCCATGCTGATGGAGGGCGAGCGAACTATCGG
Proteins encoded in this window:
- a CDS encoding alpha-galactosidase, with translation MPIRTWRLDDAHPDTGGRQTLVLAARGDRLPQVVYWGAPLSQDAPLDTLARGHAIDVTGGMLDENPDLSLCPEAVRSFPGQPGLVLRGHDGTPLLPRFAYASEDTSDGLTLTYADAANGLTLTFLFRPDPSTRIVTAKTVLEAADPVHLHWLAAPVLPAPQHATEMIDVSGRWCGEFQLERTPWTPGIRYRENRTGRTGHEHFPGLIVPCIGATNAQGEAYGFHYGWSGGHRMIAEELPDGRRQIQWGHAARMETNAARRFESATLYVTYSQYGLNGCAVAFQRHLRDRIVTWPNPAAPRPVHYNCWEAVYFDHKLPVLKDIASRAAALGAERFVLDDGWFGQRDDDTRSLSDWEVDPRKYPDGLGPLIDHVHGEGMTFGIWFEPEMINPDSDIHRANPHWALGSEDQTLGRQQKALNMALPEVRDFIHGRMAAILGRHAIDYVKWDHNRVLPMPDADQTRGSYALIDRLRADFPQVEIESCASGGGRIDFGILQRTQRIWLSDSNDALERLRIQHDAALFLPLAVTGSHVGPRRCHTSGRILDISFRAWVAAQRHMGFEMDPRELDDRETRVLTEVTAWWKRNRDWMTLADIHRLDSADPAVLAEQQQARDGHRFVLFAGKAATSAQIAPRPLRLTALDPEATYRIELINRANAPALSRGAPLLKDGPVDLPGAWLMQHGIVLPWNFPETMWVVEGHRL
- a CDS encoding SDR family oxidoreductase, whose protein sequence is MTQTATYPDLDGASVFITGGGSGIGAALSEGFLRQGAKVAFIGRSDATEFVDEMTRATGNTPLFIQGDITDIAALRGAMDQAAKAHGPVTRLVNNAANDQRHATLDVDEEFYDWSQSINLKAYFFACQHAIRGMKSAGYGHIVNFTSISYMMGNAGYAIYTTANSGINGMTRSLAREFGPDQIRVNALAPGWVLTRKQLEKWADPDSLAAHLDRQCLKDHLGPEDIVNPTLFLSSEASRMVTGQALVVDGGVAVTG